In a single window of the Pedococcus dokdonensis genome:
- a CDS encoding resuscitation-promoting factor, with product MITRPVRRVAQAAVVTSLVAGAVGVSHFDKSVTLSVDGKASTVHAFGSTVGDVLEKKDISIGEHDVVVPAPGTPVADGQKIVVRYGRKLTVTIDGRTRDYWTTATTVSAALQELGIRADSARLSTSRSMSLGRQGLVFSVSTPKQVVVRADGKNRTTTTTALTVADVLSELKIAKDSDDRVKPGVTTALTPGLKIAVQRVSTKQVKETKAIAAPVTRKTDSSLYKGQTKTLKAGSDGAKLVTYKVTKVDGKVESKKIVSAKVTQKPVGAIVAVGTKARPVRDAGNVSGAGINLSNAAMWDRIAQCESGGNWSINTGNGYYGGLQFATSSWLANGGDDFAPRADLASRAEQITVANRYYAKAGLGPWGCAHAA from the coding sequence GTGATCACCCGTCCCGTTCGACGCGTCGCCCAAGCCGCCGTCGTCACCAGCCTCGTCGCTGGCGCCGTCGGCGTCTCCCACTTCGACAAGTCCGTCACCCTCTCCGTCGACGGCAAAGCCTCCACGGTCCACGCCTTCGGCAGCACCGTCGGTGACGTCCTCGAGAAGAAGGACATCTCGATCGGCGAGCACGACGTCGTCGTCCCGGCACCCGGCACGCCGGTCGCCGACGGCCAGAAGATCGTGGTCCGCTACGGCCGCAAGCTGACCGTGACGATCGACGGACGCACCCGCGACTACTGGACCACCGCCACCACCGTCTCGGCCGCCCTCCAGGAGCTCGGCATCCGCGCCGACTCCGCCCGGCTGTCGACCTCCCGCTCGATGTCGCTCGGCCGCCAGGGCCTGGTCTTCTCGGTCTCCACGCCCAAGCAGGTCGTGGTCCGCGCCGACGGCAAGAACCGCACCACCACGACGACCGCTCTGACGGTCGCCGACGTGCTGTCCGAGCTGAAGATCGCCAAGGACTCCGACGACCGCGTGAAGCCCGGCGTCACCACCGCGCTGACCCCCGGCCTCAAGATCGCTGTGCAGCGAGTGAGCACGAAGCAGGTCAAGGAGACGAAGGCCATCGCGGCCCCCGTCACCCGCAAGACCGACTCCAGCCTCTACAAGGGCCAGACCAAGACCCTGAAGGCCGGCTCCGACGGCGCCAAGCTCGTCACCTACAAGGTGACCAAGGTCGACGGCAAGGTCGAGAGCAAGAAGATCGTCTCGGCCAAGGTGACCCAGAAGCCGGTCGGCGCGATCGTGGCCGTCGGCACCAAGGCCCGACCGGTCCGCGACGCGGGCAACGTCTCCGGCGCCGGCATCAACCTGTCCAACGCCGCCATGTGGGACCGCATCGCGCAGTGCGAGTCCGGTGGCAACTGGTCGATCAACACCGGCAACGGCTACTACGGCGGCCTGCAGTTCGCGACCTCGTCGTGGCTGGCCAACGGTGGCGACGACTTCGCCCCGCGCGCCGACCTCGCGTCGCGCGCCGAGCAGATCACCGTCGCGAACCGCTACTACGCGAAGGCCGGTCTCGGCCCGTGGGGTTGCGCGCACGCCGCCTGA
- a CDS encoding 4-(cytidine 5'-diphospho)-2-C-methyl-D-erythritol kinase, giving the protein MTSAALPPSSVTVRVPAKVNLELLVGAPRPDGYHPLATVFHAVNLFDEVTVTTAPEWGIAVSGPQALGVPVDGTNLAARAAQRLAEVGGVDEPVHITIRKDIPVAGGMAGGSADAAATLVACDHLWGTGLSRSELEELAAGLGSDVPFLLGGGTAMGSGRGEVLAPVLARGSYHWVFALSEGGLSTPAVYAECDRLRGDRPVPEPSPSPEMMTALRSGDARALGAALSNDLQAAAISLMPALGDVLDAGLEFGALGGVVSGSGPTVAFVAESNEAALDLAVSLTASGAVQDVRRATGPAHGAHVISSPRPG; this is encoded by the coding sequence ATGACCTCCGCAGCCCTGCCGCCGTCGTCGGTGACGGTGCGCGTCCCGGCGAAGGTCAACCTCGAGCTGCTCGTCGGTGCACCGCGGCCCGACGGCTACCACCCGCTCGCCACGGTCTTCCACGCCGTCAACCTCTTCGACGAGGTCACCGTCACGACTGCGCCCGAGTGGGGGATCGCCGTGTCGGGCCCGCAGGCGCTGGGGGTGCCGGTGGACGGCACGAACCTCGCGGCGCGGGCGGCCCAGCGGCTCGCCGAGGTCGGTGGGGTCGACGAGCCGGTGCACATCACGATCCGCAAGGACATCCCCGTCGCCGGTGGTATGGCCGGGGGCTCGGCCGACGCGGCTGCCACCCTCGTCGCGTGCGACCACCTCTGGGGCACCGGACTCAGCCGCTCGGAGCTCGAGGAGCTCGCCGCGGGCCTCGGCAGCGACGTCCCCTTTCTCCTCGGTGGCGGGACCGCGATGGGCTCGGGGCGCGGCGAGGTGCTGGCGCCGGTGCTCGCGCGCGGCAGCTACCACTGGGTGTTCGCCCTCAGCGAGGGCGGGCTGTCCACCCCCGCCGTGTATGCCGAGTGCGACCGGCTGCGGGGCGACCGTCCCGTCCCCGAGCCGTCGCCGAGCCCGGAGATGATGACTGCGCTGCGGTCCGGCGACGCGCGGGCCCTCGGGGCCGCCCTGTCGAACGATCTCCAGGCCGCGGCCATCTCGCTGATGCCGGCCCTGGGCGACGTGCTGGACGCCGGGCTCGAGTTCGGTGCCCTCGGTGGAGTCGTGTCGGGATCAGGCCCCACCGTGGCGTTCGTCGCGGAGTCCAACGAGGCGGCCCTCGACCTCGCCGTGTCGCTGACGGCATCGGGTGCCGTGCAGGACGTGCGCCGGGCCACCGGGCCCGCGCACGGTGCCCACGTCATCAGCTCCCCACGGCCGGGCTGA
- the metG gene encoding methionine--tRNA ligase, translated as MSKVLSAVAWPYANGPRHLGHVAGFAVPSDVFSRYMRMAGHEVLMVSGSDEHGTPILVLADQEGVTPQQLVDTNHAIIAAELADLGCSYDLYTRTTTANHYAVAQELFTQVWQNGYMVEQTTRGAISPSTGRTLPDRYIEGTCPICSYPEARGDQCDNCGNQLEPTDLINPRSKINGEVPEFIETQHFFLDLPALADALREWLVGREESGTWRPNVIKFSLNILDDIRPRAMTRDIDWGIPVPLDGWRDQPAKRLYVWFDAVIGYLSASVEWARRLGEPDRWRDWWNDPEALSYYFMGKDNITFHSQIWPAELLGYAGRGSRGGEPGAFGVLNLPTEVVSSEYLTMEGKQFSTSRGYVIHIRDVLERYGPDAIRYYICAAGPENQDANFTWAEFVQRNNSELVAGWGNLVNRTASMVAKNFGEVPQPGSLEPVDEAVRAKVLAAFDVVGDLLARQRVKAAVAEAMRTVGEVNKYVTDTEPFKLKGDDQRERLATVLHTLTQCVADLNRVLAPFLPHSSNAVHAALGGAGDFMPMPVLEHVSGLDPADADRTYPVITGEYTQTPRWESVPVTVGATVVKPTPIFTKLDEAVVDEELARLRGEAATDGDATGDGDG; from the coding sequence GTGTCAAAGGTCCTCTCTGCTGTCGCCTGGCCGTATGCCAACGGCCCACGGCACCTCGGCCACGTGGCCGGGTTCGCCGTGCCCTCCGACGTCTTCAGCCGCTACATGCGGATGGCCGGTCACGAGGTGCTCATGGTCAGCGGCTCCGACGAGCACGGCACCCCGATCCTGGTCCTCGCCGACCAGGAGGGCGTGACCCCGCAGCAGCTGGTCGACACCAACCACGCGATCATCGCGGCCGAGCTCGCCGACCTGGGTTGCTCCTACGACCTCTACACGCGCACCACGACGGCCAACCACTACGCGGTCGCCCAGGAGCTCTTCACCCAGGTCTGGCAGAACGGCTACATGGTCGAGCAGACCACCCGTGGCGCGATCTCCCCGTCGACCGGCCGCACCCTGCCCGACCGCTACATCGAGGGCACCTGCCCGATCTGCTCCTACCCCGAGGCGCGCGGCGACCAGTGTGACAACTGCGGCAACCAGCTCGAGCCGACCGACCTGATCAACCCGCGGTCGAAGATCAACGGCGAGGTGCCCGAGTTCATCGAGACGCAGCACTTCTTCCTCGACCTGCCCGCGCTCGCCGACGCCCTGCGCGAGTGGCTGGTCGGTCGCGAGGAGAGCGGCACCTGGCGCCCGAACGTCATCAAGTTCAGCCTCAACATCCTCGACGACATCCGCCCGCGGGCGATGACCCGCGACATCGACTGGGGCATCCCCGTGCCGCTCGACGGCTGGCGCGACCAGCCGGCCAAGCGGCTCTACGTCTGGTTCGACGCGGTGATCGGCTACCTGTCCGCGTCGGTCGAGTGGGCCCGCCGCCTCGGCGAGCCCGACCGCTGGCGCGACTGGTGGAACGACCCGGAGGCGCTGTCCTACTACTTCATGGGCAAGGACAACATCACCTTCCACTCCCAGATCTGGCCGGCCGAGCTCCTCGGGTATGCCGGTCGCGGCAGTCGTGGGGGAGAGCCCGGTGCGTTCGGGGTGCTGAACCTGCCGACCGAGGTCGTGTCGAGCGAGTACCTCACCATGGAGGGCAAGCAGTTCTCGACCTCGCGCGGATACGTCATCCACATCCGTGACGTCCTGGAGCGCTACGGTCCCGACGCGATCCGCTACTACATCTGCGCAGCCGGCCCCGAGAACCAGGACGCGAACTTCACCTGGGCCGAGTTCGTCCAGCGCAACAACTCCGAGCTCGTCGCTGGCTGGGGCAACCTGGTCAACCGCACCGCCTCGATGGTCGCGAAGAACTTCGGCGAGGTGCCGCAGCCGGGCTCGCTCGAGCCGGTCGACGAGGCGGTCCGCGCCAAGGTGCTGGCGGCGTTCGACGTGGTGGGCGACCTCCTGGCCCGGCAGCGGGTCAAGGCCGCGGTGGCGGAGGCGATGCGCACCGTCGGCGAGGTGAACAAGTACGTCACCGACACCGAGCCGTTCAAGCTCAAGGGTGACGACCAGCGCGAGCGGCTGGCCACCGTGCTGCACACGCTGACCCAGTGCGTGGCCGACCTCAACCGGGTGCTCGCGCCGTTCCTGCCGCACTCCTCGAACGCCGTCCACGCCGCCCTGGGCGGTGCGGGTGACTTCATGCCGATGCCGGTGCTGGAGCACGTGTCGGGGCTCGACCCCGCAGACGCCGACCGCACCTACCCGGTGATCACCGGCGAGTACACGCAGACCCCTCGCTGGGAGTCGGTGCCGGTCACGGTCGGGGCGACTGTGGTCAAGCCCACACCGATCTTCACCAAGCTCGACGAGGCCGTGGTCGACGAGGAGCTGGCGCGGCTGCGCGGCGAGGCAGCGACGGACGGCGACGCCACTGGTGATGGCGACGGCTGA
- a CDS encoding siderophore-interacting protein — protein MTTHLTVTRTEQLTPRLRRLWFHTDDLSAFAESDQTDRYVKLVFPKPGVVYPEPLDMRALRGTMPPEHLPVVRTYTALFPDVAAGTLAIDFVVHGDEGVAGPWAAAAKPGDTLLANGPGGGYRPDPDADWHLLAGDESAVPAITAALDALPAACTARVVVLVDDADHEPALTVPDGAELAFVHRAGGGDLVEAVRSVDWLPGRVHVFVHGEGQSVMHGLRPYFFKDRGLSRDQVSISGYWRQGRTEEGFRDWKSELAAAESAS, from the coding sequence GTGACCACCCACCTCACCGTCACCCGCACGGAGCAGCTGACCCCGCGGCTGCGCCGGCTGTGGTTCCACACCGACGACCTGTCCGCCTTCGCCGAGAGCGACCAGACCGACCGCTACGTGAAGCTCGTCTTTCCCAAGCCGGGTGTCGTCTACCCCGAGCCGCTGGACATGCGGGCGCTGCGCGGCACGATGCCGCCCGAGCACCTGCCGGTGGTGCGCACCTACACGGCGCTCTTCCCGGACGTCGCCGCCGGGACGCTCGCGATCGACTTCGTCGTCCACGGCGACGAGGGCGTGGCCGGGCCGTGGGCGGCCGCCGCGAAGCCCGGGGACACCTTGCTGGCCAACGGTCCTGGTGGTGGCTACCGCCCTGACCCGGACGCCGACTGGCACCTGCTCGCCGGTGACGAGTCCGCGGTCCCGGCCATCACGGCCGCCCTCGACGCACTGCCAGCAGCCTGCACCGCCCGCGTGGTCGTCCTCGTCGACGACGCCGACCACGAGCCGGCTCTGACCGTGCCCGACGGAGCGGAGCTGGCCTTCGTGCACCGCGCCGGGGGCGGGGACCTGGTCGAGGCGGTCCGGTCGGTCGACTGGCTGCCGGGTCGCGTGCACGTCTTCGTGCACGGCGAAGGGCAGTCGGTGATGCACGGCCTGCGCCCGTACTTCTTCAAGGACCGCGGACTGTCCCGCGACCAGGTGTCGATCTCCGGCTACTGGCGCCAGGGTCGGACCGAGGAGGGCTTCCGCGACTGGAAGTCCGAGCTCGCCGCTGCCGAGTCCGCGAGCTGA
- the rsmA gene encoding 16S rRNA (adenine(1518)-N(6)/adenine(1519)-N(6))-dimethyltransferase RsmA, translated as MVEQSGFLGAAQIRQIAADLGLRPTKQWGQNFVVDANTVKRIVRLAGVTADDSVVEVGPGLGSLTLALLPEAGHVTAVEVDPTLAQALPGTVGRLAPAYADRLTLVPADAMQVRELPDPQPTALVANLPYNVSVPVVLNFLEAFPTLERVLVMVQLEVAERLAAKPGSKAYGVPSVKAAWYAAVRLAGTVPRSVFWPVPNVESGLVLLERRAEPSTTATRRDVFTCIDAAFAQRRKTLRAALAGWAGSAPRAEECLRAAGIDHRTRGEQLGIDEFAAIAAARDTLPPPPSTNLC; from the coding sequence ATGGTCGAGCAGAGCGGGTTCCTCGGAGCCGCGCAGATCCGGCAGATCGCGGCCGACCTCGGACTGCGCCCGACCAAGCAGTGGGGCCAGAACTTCGTCGTCGACGCCAACACGGTCAAGCGGATCGTGCGCCTCGCCGGGGTCACCGCCGACGACTCCGTGGTCGAGGTCGGCCCGGGGCTGGGTTCGCTCACCCTCGCCCTGCTCCCCGAGGCGGGGCACGTCACCGCGGTGGAGGTGGACCCGACCCTCGCGCAAGCCCTGCCGGGGACGGTCGGCCGGCTCGCACCGGCATACGCGGACCGGTTGACGCTCGTGCCCGCCGACGCGATGCAGGTGCGCGAGCTGCCCGACCCCCAGCCCACCGCCCTGGTCGCCAACCTGCCCTACAACGTCTCGGTGCCGGTCGTGCTGAACTTCCTCGAGGCGTTCCCCACCCTCGAGCGGGTGCTGGTGATGGTGCAGCTCGAGGTCGCCGAGCGGCTCGCGGCGAAGCCGGGGTCGAAGGCCTACGGGGTGCCGAGCGTCAAAGCCGCCTGGTATGCCGCGGTGCGCCTCGCGGGGACCGTGCCCCGCAGCGTGTTCTGGCCGGTGCCCAACGTCGAGTCGGGGTTGGTCCTCCTGGAGCGCCGGGCCGAGCCGTCGACCACGGCCACCCGACGGGACGTCTTCACCTGCATCGACGCGGCGTTCGCCCAGCGTCGCAAGACCCTGCGCGCGGCGCTGGCCGGATGGGCCGGGTCGGCGCCGCGGGCCGAGGAGTGCCTACGCGCCGCGGGGATCGACCACCGCACCCGGGGTGAGCAGCTGGGCATCGACGAGTTCGCCGCGATCGCCGCCGCCCGCGACACCCTCCCCCCACCTCCCTCCACGAACCTTTGCTAG
- a CDS encoding response regulator, with translation MTAQPVRVLIADDHPIFRDGLATLLEPHPDIEVVARAADGAEAVALASEHRPDVIVMDIQMPHVNGIEATRRVLAEQPSVGVLVFTMGEDDSTLLSAMRAGARGYLVKGAAQDEVVRAITAVAAGGVVFGASLAARIGELLSPSQTRQATEFPMLTEREREVLDLIAAGRSNGQIAAELFLAPKTVRNNVSAILSKLQATDRAEVIIRARDAGMGQRD, from the coding sequence ATGACGGCGCAACCCGTGCGGGTGCTGATCGCGGACGACCACCCGATCTTCCGCGACGGTCTGGCGACCCTGCTCGAGCCGCACCCCGACATCGAGGTCGTCGCCCGCGCAGCGGACGGTGCCGAGGCGGTCGCGCTCGCGTCCGAGCACCGTCCTGACGTCATCGTCATGGACATCCAGATGCCGCACGTCAACGGGATCGAGGCCACCCGGCGGGTGCTGGCCGAGCAGCCGAGCGTGGGGGTGCTGGTCTTCACCATGGGGGAGGACGACAGCACGCTGTTGTCGGCGATGCGGGCGGGTGCCCGTGGCTACCTCGTGAAGGGGGCGGCGCAGGACGAGGTGGTCCGCGCGATCACGGCGGTCGCGGCGGGAGGCGTGGTCTTCGGGGCGTCGCTGGCGGCCCGGATCGGTGAGCTGCTGTCGCCGTCGCAGACACGGCAGGCCACCGAGTTCCCGATGCTGACCGAGCGGGAGCGGGAGGTGCTCGACCTCATCGCTGCCGGGCGCTCGAACGGCCAGATCGCCGCGGAGCTCTTCCTCGCGCCGAAGACGGTGCGCAACAACGTGTCCGCGATCCTCTCCAAGCTCCAGGCGACCGACCGGGCCGAGGTCATCATCCGGGCCCGCGACGCCGGCATGGGTCAGCGCGACTGA
- a CDS encoding response regulator transcription factor has translation MTTKPRVLVVEDEPTIAEAIAARLAAEGFDVEQVHDGLVALERATAWDPQLVVLDVMLPGLDGHEVCRRLQAERPVPVLMLTARDDETDMLVGLGIGADDYMTKPFSMRELVARIRALLRRVERAAAAGATPAASPTVDVNGLRIDGAQRRVWARDDEVHLTPTEFDLLACLAARPGTVLTREALLAEVWGWADASGTRTVDSHVKSLRRKLGADLLRTVHGVGYALEVGP, from the coding sequence GTGACCACCAAGCCCCGTGTCCTCGTGGTCGAGGACGAACCCACCATCGCCGAGGCGATCGCCGCGCGCCTCGCCGCCGAGGGTTTCGACGTCGAGCAGGTGCACGACGGACTGGTGGCCCTCGAGCGTGCCACGGCCTGGGACCCGCAGCTGGTGGTGCTCGACGTGATGCTCCCCGGCCTGGACGGCCACGAGGTGTGCCGGCGGCTCCAGGCCGAGCGCCCGGTGCCGGTGCTCATGCTCACCGCCCGCGACGACGAGACCGACATGCTCGTGGGGCTCGGCATCGGCGCGGACGACTACATGACCAAGCCGTTCTCGATGCGCGAGCTGGTCGCGCGGATCCGCGCGCTGCTGCGACGCGTCGAGCGCGCGGCGGCGGCCGGAGCCACCCCCGCGGCATCGCCGACGGTCGACGTGAACGGGCTGCGGATCGACGGTGCCCAGCGGCGCGTCTGGGCGCGCGACGACGAGGTGCACCTGACCCCCACCGAGTTCGACCTGCTGGCCTGCCTCGCGGCCAGGCCGGGGACGGTGCTGACCCGCGAGGCCCTGCTCGCCGAGGTGTGGGGCTGGGCCGACGCGTCCGGCACCCGCACCGTCGACAGCCACGTGAAGTCGTTGCGCCGCAAGCTCGGTGCCGACCTCCTGCGCACCGTGCACGGGGTGGGCTACGCGCTGGAGGTGGGCCCGTGA
- a CDS encoding DUF4153 domain-containing protein, whose translation MKYDVRPLDAVRSIKVKLGLLVAVTVTVASVLAVVVTRAGVTPWATVVVAVVVALGVTQLLARGMTSPLREMTQAAQRMATGDYSQRVHASSRDEVGELARAFNRMAATLELVDRQRRDLVANVSHELRTPISALQAVLENLVDGVSQPGPEELRLALAQTERLGRLVSDLLDLSRVEEGVTPLRVKDVRLSEFLTEAVAQARVDGLRYAVTVQPEGLTVPADPDRLHQLLANLVDNASRHSPQGGLVQVTAEVVGDDVLVAVADEGPGIAASDRKAVFERFTTSAAQHSGTGLGLAISRWVAQLHGGSIAVADSAEGARIHVLLPTDADRPTTTKEPVMSTLTPPAPLPESPPAPPRDSLASWWPDAPRRRPAIVAAALVTGAAAAIILPDRSEGLGTTLVFAAVAATVFAARTVRGGTARWSWRDGVDAAVVALLLATLVLRDAEWITILCLLAALALVAVNSTRARSILGLLATAAAVPLAGLRGLPWLGRTLKPRTSIAAWIPAARTALVSLVLLLVFGALFASADALFASWVDSITPDITWNDLPARVVLALFIAAGTLAAAYVSMTPPTVDRLQLPLRPSRRPFEWLAPVMVVNAVFLLFLVAQATAMFGGHGYLQRTTGLTYADYVHEGFGQLTVATILTLTVVGWAARKASPGRQRDLALGALCLMTIVVVVSALYRMHLYEEAYGFTRLRLLVSVFEGWLGVVVLLVMAAGIVKARGWLVPMAVRLGAVGLLGLAVFNPDLYIAEQNIARVDSSVGTDYSYLATLSADAYPAIWKLPQDQFECVTGTGELSRLTGDDWLEWNLGRSRARDLVAERPLDASRTDSSTAIGSSTCRRAG comes from the coding sequence GTGAAGTACGACGTGCGCCCGCTCGACGCCGTCCGTTCGATCAAGGTCAAGCTCGGACTGCTCGTCGCCGTGACGGTCACCGTCGCGTCGGTGCTGGCGGTCGTCGTGACCCGGGCCGGGGTAACGCCGTGGGCCACCGTCGTGGTCGCCGTCGTGGTGGCGCTCGGGGTGACCCAGCTGCTCGCCCGGGGCATGACCTCACCCTTGCGCGAGATGACGCAGGCCGCCCAGCGGATGGCGACCGGCGACTACTCACAGCGGGTGCACGCCTCCTCGCGCGACGAGGTCGGTGAGCTGGCACGGGCCTTCAACCGGATGGCGGCCACCCTCGAGCTGGTGGACCGTCAGCGGCGCGACCTCGTCGCGAACGTCTCGCACGAGCTGCGGACGCCGATCTCGGCCCTGCAGGCCGTCCTCGAGAACCTCGTCGACGGGGTCTCACAGCCCGGCCCCGAGGAGCTGCGGCTCGCCCTCGCCCAGACCGAGCGGCTCGGCCGGCTCGTGAGCGACCTGCTCGACCTGTCGAGGGTCGAGGAGGGGGTGACGCCGTTGCGGGTCAAGGACGTCCGGCTCTCCGAGTTCCTCACCGAGGCGGTCGCGCAGGCGCGGGTCGACGGCCTGCGGTATGCCGTGACGGTCCAGCCCGAGGGCCTCACCGTGCCGGCCGACCCCGACCGGCTGCACCAGCTGCTGGCCAACCTCGTCGACAACGCGTCGCGGCACAGCCCGCAGGGCGGCCTCGTCCAGGTCACCGCCGAGGTGGTCGGTGACGACGTGCTGGTCGCAGTGGCCGACGAGGGCCCCGGCATCGCCGCCTCGGACCGCAAGGCGGTCTTCGAGCGCTTCACCACCAGTGCCGCACAACACAGCGGCACCGGCCTGGGCCTGGCCATCTCGCGCTGGGTCGCCCAGCTGCACGGCGGCAGCATCGCGGTCGCCGACAGCGCCGAGGGCGCCCGCATCCACGTCCTGCTGCCGACGGACGCCGATCGTCCGACCACCACCAAGGAGCCCGTCATGAGCACCCTCACCCCGCCCGCCCCGCTGCCCGAGAGTCCGCCCGCGCCGCCCCGCGACTCACTGGCGTCCTGGTGGCCCGACGCCCCGCGGCGGCGCCCTGCGATCGTCGCCGCGGCGCTCGTCACCGGAGCCGCGGCCGCCATCATCCTCCCGGACCGCAGCGAGGGGCTCGGCACGACGCTGGTCTTCGCCGCCGTGGCCGCAACGGTCTTCGCCGCCCGCACGGTGCGGGGTGGGACCGCCCGCTGGTCGTGGCGCGACGGGGTCGACGCCGCGGTGGTGGCACTGCTCCTCGCCACCCTCGTCCTGCGCGACGCCGAGTGGATCACCATCCTCTGCCTGCTCGCCGCCCTCGCCCTGGTCGCGGTCAACTCGACCCGCGCCCGCAGCATCCTCGGCCTGCTCGCCACGGCTGCGGCCGTGCCGCTGGCAGGCCTGCGTGGTCTGCCGTGGCTGGGCCGAACGCTGAAGCCCCGCACCAGCATCGCCGCGTGGATCCCGGCCGCTCGCACGGCCCTGGTCTCGCTGGTGCTGCTGCTCGTCTTCGGGGCCCTCTTCGCCTCCGCAGACGCGTTGTTCGCGTCCTGGGTCGACAGCATCACTCCCGACATCACCTGGAACGACCTCCCGGCCCGGGTGGTCCTGGCCCTGTTCATCGCGGCTGGGACGCTCGCCGCGGCATACGTCAGCATGACCCCGCCGACCGTCGACCGGCTGCAGCTGCCCCTGCGACCCAGCCGCCGGCCGTTCGAGTGGCTGGCTCCGGTGATGGTCGTGAACGCGGTGTTCCTGCTCTTCCTCGTCGCCCAGGCCACGGCCATGTTCGGAGGCCACGGCTACCTGCAGCGCACGACCGGGCTCACGTACGCCGACTACGTCCACGAAGGCTTCGGCCAGCTGACCGTCGCGACCATCCTCACCCTGACCGTGGTCGGGTGGGCCGCCCGCAAGGCCAGCCCCGGTCGGCAGCGCGACCTCGCCCTCGGGGCGCTCTGCCTGATGACCATCGTCGTCGTGGTCTCGGCGCTCTACCGGATGCACCTCTACGAAGAGGCCTACGGGTTCACCCGGCTGCGGCTGCTGGTCTCGGTGTTCGAGGGCTGGCTCGGGGTGGTCGTGCTGCTGGTCATGGCCGCCGGGATCGTCAAGGCGCGGGGCTGGCTGGTGCCGATGGCGGTGCGGCTCGGTGCGGTCGGCCTCCTCGGGCTCGCGGTGTTCAACCCCGACCTCTACATCGCCGAGCAGAACATCGCGCGGGTCGACTCCAGCGTCGGGACCGACTACTCCTACCTCGCCACCCTGTCCGCCGACGCCTACCCGGCGATCTGGAAGCTGCCGCAGGACCAGTTCGAGTGCGTCACCGGCACCGGCGAGTTGTCGCGCCTCACCGGCGACGACTGGCTGGAGTGGAACCTCGGCCGGTCCCGGGCCCGCGACCTGGTGGCCGAGCGCCCGCTCGACGCGAGCCGGACCGACTCCTCGACCGCGATCGGCTCCTCTACCTGCCGCCGCGCCGGCTGA
- a CDS encoding TatD family hydrolase, translating to MATAEPGQGGHHRVPEAPDPLPIPVVDNHTHLDIARDGEEAPDVAAAIAAATAVGVDRLVQIGCDLPGARFTVEMVDRHPAMLGGVALHPNEAPRLARAGALDAAYAEIEALAAHPRVRVVGETGLDYFRTGPEGVGTQQDSFRWHIDLAKRTGKALQIHDRDSHDDVLRILDEEGAPERTVMHCFSGDVSMARTCAERGYYLSFAGTVTFKNARGLRDALSVTPLDRVMVETDAPYLTPAPWRGATNAPYLVPLTVRAMAGVLGVAVPTLCQAVSDNAEAVYGPW from the coding sequence ATGGCGACGGCTGAGCCGGGGCAGGGCGGCCACCACCGGGTGCCCGAGGCTCCCGACCCGCTGCCCATCCCGGTCGTCGACAACCACACCCACCTCGACATCGCGCGCGACGGCGAGGAGGCTCCCGACGTCGCCGCCGCCATCGCCGCCGCGACGGCGGTGGGCGTCGACCGGCTGGTGCAGATCGGCTGTGACCTCCCCGGTGCCCGGTTCACCGTGGAAATGGTCGACCGGCACCCCGCCATGCTCGGCGGCGTGGCGCTGCACCCGAACGAGGCGCCGAGGCTCGCCCGCGCAGGGGCCCTCGACGCGGCATATGCCGAGATCGAGGCGCTGGCCGCGCACCCCAGAGTGCGCGTCGTCGGCGAGACCGGACTCGACTACTTCCGCACTGGCCCGGAAGGCGTTGGGACGCAACAGGACTCGTTCCGGTGGCACATCGACCTCGCGAAGCGCACCGGCAAGGCGCTCCAGATCCACGACCGCGACTCCCATGACGACGTGCTGCGCATCCTCGACGAGGAGGGGGCGCCGGAGCGCACCGTCATGCACTGCTTCTCGGGTGACGTGTCGATGGCCCGCACCTGCGCCGAACGCGGCTACTACCTGTCGTTCGCCGGCACGGTGACGTTCAAGAACGCCCGGGGCCTGCGCGATGCGCTGTCGGTCACCCCGCTCGACCGCGTCATGGTCGAGACCGATGCCCCCTACCTCACGCCGGCGCCGTGGCGCGGGGCGACGAACGCGCCCTACCTGGTGCCGCTCACCGTGCGGGCCATGGCGGGGGTGCTCGGGGTCGCCGTGCCGACCCTCTGCCAAGCCGTCAGCGACAACGCGGAGGCGGTCTACGGCCCCTGGTGA